One Onthophagus taurus isolate NC chromosome 11, IU_Otau_3.0, whole genome shotgun sequence genomic window carries:
- the LOC111422252 gene encoding uncharacterized protein isoform X1 — MYTMEYSSNSCSSSEWEEDLENVATCLAISESKKKKSYWVHEINKKRNNFGEYHRLVKELEEYPKKFHMYFRMSKEQFEFVHDIIKNKIQKKSTQFRDPISTQERLAVCLRFLATGNSFRSITFNYRLGFSTVRKIVAEVCDAIWETLGSTVFPTPTEENWKKVAERFNLLWNFPNCIGAIDGKHINIRCPINGGSSFYNYKGNHSIVLLALVDAEYKFISIDVGFYGRNSDGNIFSRSMIGKKLEDNSLHVPQNASLLENGEAQPYVIVGDEAFPLKSYLLRPYSKHYLTNNEPNKIFNYRLSRARRVVENAFGILAARWRVFQKPLEVQPTMVDKIVLASCSLHNMLCSDAKCDPNNTLLELQPEPHLTALQDVDNLRRNCTQTAFQVRENFKEYFNSRTGSVSWQTDIVRRGRIVNENN, encoded by the exons ATGTATACGATGGAGTACAGTAGCAATTCTTGTAGTTCCTCAGAATGGGAAGAAGATTTAGAAAATGTGGCTACATGTTTAGCTATTAGTgaaagtaaaaagaaaaagtcaTACTGGGTacatgaaattaataaaaaacgaaataatttcggTGAATATCATCGATTAGTAAAAGAATTGGAAGAATATCCGAAAAAGTTTCACATGTACTTTAGAATGTCTAAAGAACAGTTTGAATTTGTACatgacattattaaaaataaaatacaaaagaaaagtaCACAGTTTAGAGATCCAATTAGTACACAGGAAAGACTGGCAGTTTGTTTAAG ATTTTTGGCAACCGGAAATTCATTTCGCTCCATCACTTTTAACTACAGGTTAGGATTTAGCACAGTTCGAAAAATTGTAGCAGAAGTTTGCGATGCTATATGGGAGACATTAGGATCGACTGTATTTCCCACACCAACAgaagaaaattggaaaaaagttGCAGAACGATTTAACTTGTTGTGGAATTTTCCAAATTGCATAGGGGCAATAGACGGAAAACATATAAATATTAGATGTCCAATAAATGGAGGTTCTTCATTTTACAATTACAAAGGAAATCATTCTATTGTGCTATTAGCCCTTGTTGATGCTGAATACAAGTTTATATCAATTGATGTAGGATTTTACGGTCGAAATAGCGATGGTAATATATTCTCTCGTTCGATGATAGGAAAAAAGTTAGAAGATAACAGTTTACATGTACCGCAAAATGCTTCTCTTTTAGAAAATGGAGAAGCACAGCCATACGTTATTGTTGGGGATGAGGCTTTTCCTTTAAAATCTTATCTTCTTCGGCCATATAGCAAGCACTACCTTACAAATAATGAGcccaataaaatatttaactatAGATTGTCCCGAGCACGCAGAGTGGTAGAAAATGCGTTTGGAATATTAGCTGCTCGTTGGAGAGTATTTCAAAAACCTTTAGAAGTACAACCAACAATGGTAGACAAAATTGTGCTAGCATCTTGTTCACTGCATAATATGCTATGCTCAGATGCTAAATGTGATCCAAACAACACACTATTGGAATTACAGCCAGAGCCACATCTAACCGCATTACAAGATGTAGATAATTTAAGACGAAACTGTACCCAAACTGCATTCCAAGTACGAGAGAATTTTAAGGAATATTTCAATTCTCGAACAGGAAGTGTCTCCTGGCAAACAGATATAGTTCGCAGAGGAAGAATTGTAAATGAAAACAATTGa
- the LOC111415196 gene encoding uncharacterized protein has product MFDIEKFIDAIEERPALYNLANNDYHNRDLKIRLWEEIGEIMYLDWAKLNNKEKNERGKTMQKKWKSVRDSFNRELRLQKFQKSGDSATNRKTYEYFNKLLFLLPNSENRETATNVSVQLDDNGNNNNLSETPSTSGTHKKKRKSNFEEELLNILQSKKAKSNDIENDSDRMFLLSFLNDMKTLSLQTKNWVKMQFMQIMQQATTGLNVGQLSHAINVGPSTPQINRHSIIPFNCESTGHSSQNFESPSPAASSTMDSDIYDMYTHL; this is encoded by the exons ATGTTTGACatcgaaaaatttattgatgctATTGAAGAGCGTCCAGCTCTATATAATTTAGCAAATAACGACTACCATAATCGTGACttaaaaattaggttatgGGAAGAAATCGGAGAAATAATGTATTTAGATTGGGctaagttaaataataaagaaaaaaacgaaAGAG GAAAAACCATGCAGAAAAAATGGAAGTCTGTAAGAGACAGCTTTAATCGAGAGTTAAGACTTCAGAAATTTCAGAAAAGCGGAGACTCGGCAACAAACAGAAAAACGTACGAATATTTTAACAAGCTTTTGTTTCTCTTGCCCAATTCTGAAAATCGTGAAACAGCTACTAATGTTTCGGTACAACTAGACGATAacggaaataataataacctcaGTGAAACTCCATCTACATCTGGAACTCATAAAAAGAAGCGCAAAAGCAATTTTGAAGAAGAACTACTAAACATTTTACAATCCAAAAAGGCTAAATCTAATGACATTGAAAACGATAGTGATAGAATGTTTCTTCTGTCGTTTTTAAACGATATGAAGACGTTGTCTCTTCAAACAAAAAACTGGGTGAAAATGCAATTTATGCAAATAATGCAGCAAGCTACAACGGGGTTAAATGTCGGTCAACTTTCTCATGCAATAAATGTCGGACCATCAACACCTCAAATTAACCGACATTCAATTATACCCTTTAATTGTGAATCTACAGGCCATTCatcacaaaattttgaatctcCTAGTCCAGCTGCGTCGTCGACAATGGATTCCGATATATATGATATGTACAcacatttataa
- the LOC111422252 gene encoding uncharacterized protein isoform X2: MYTMEYSSNSCSSSEWEEDLENVATCLAISESKKKKSYWVHEINKKRNNFGEYHRLVKELEEYPKKFHMYFRMSKEQFEFVHDIIKNKIQKKSTQFRDPISTQERLAVCLRFLATGNSFRSITFNYRLGFSTVRKIVAEVCDAIWETLGSTVFPTPTEENWKKVAERFNLLWNFPNCIGAIDGKHINIRCPINGGSSFYNYKGNHSIVLLALVDAEYKFISIDVGFYGRNSDENGEAQPYVIVGDEAFPLKSYLLRPYSKHYLTNNEPNKIFNYRLSRARRVVENAFGILAARWRVFQKPLEVQPTMVDKIVLASCSLHNMLCSDAKCDPNNTLLELQPEPHLTALQDVDNLRRNCTQTAFQVRENFKEYFNSRTGSVSWQTDIVRRGRIVNENN, translated from the exons ATGTATACGATGGAGTACAGTAGCAATTCTTGTAGTTCCTCAGAATGGGAAGAAGATTTAGAAAATGTGGCTACATGTTTAGCTATTAGTgaaagtaaaaagaaaaagtcaTACTGGGTacatgaaattaataaaaaacgaaataatttcggTGAATATCATCGATTAGTAAAAGAATTGGAAGAATATCCGAAAAAGTTTCACATGTACTTTAGAATGTCTAAAGAACAGTTTGAATTTGTACatgacattattaaaaataaaatacaaaagaaaagtaCACAGTTTAGAGATCCAATTAGTACACAGGAAAGACTGGCAGTTTGTTTAAG ATTTTTGGCAACCGGAAATTCATTTCGCTCCATCACTTTTAACTACAGGTTAGGATTTAGCACAGTTCGAAAAATTGTAGCAGAAGTTTGCGATGCTATATGGGAGACATTAGGATCGACTGTATTTCCCACACCAACAgaagaaaattggaaaaaagttGCAGAACGATTTAACTTGTTGTGGAATTTTCCAAATTGCATAGGGGCAATAGACGGAAAACATATAAATATTAGATGTCCAATAAATGGAGGTTCTTCATTTTACAATTACAAAGGAAATCATTCTATTGTGCTATTAGCCCTTGTTGATGCTGAATACAAGTTTATATCAATTGATGTAGGATTTTACGGTCGAAATAGCGATG AAAATGGAGAAGCACAGCCATACGTTATTGTTGGGGATGAGGCTTTTCCTTTAAAATCTTATCTTCTTCGGCCATATAGCAAGCACTACCTTACAAATAATGAGcccaataaaatatttaactatAGATTGTCCCGAGCACGCAGAGTGGTAGAAAATGCGTTTGGAATATTAGCTGCTCGTTGGAGAGTATTTCAAAAACCTTTAGAAGTACAACCAACAATGGTAGACAAAATTGTGCTAGCATCTTGTTCACTGCATAATATGCTATGCTCAGATGCTAAATGTGATCCAAACAACACACTATTGGAATTACAGCCAGAGCCACATCTAACCGCATTACAAGATGTAGATAATTTAAGACGAAACTGTACCCAAACTGCATTCCAAGTACGAGAGAATTTTAAGGAATATTTCAATTCTCGAACAGGAAGTGTCTCCTGGCAAACAGATATAGTTCGCAGAGGAAGAATTGTAAATGAAAACAATTGa